Proteins from one Oryza sativa Japonica Group chromosome 12, ASM3414082v1 genomic window:
- the LOC107276775 gene encoding light-inducible protein CPRF2 isoform X1, with translation MKRGGAGVGGGGGGGDPGAYAAVLKTKLDLYCAAVAKSMEAKLQESSLGYLNLQASDTSQLVSQDSFNGYGSTRVTNSNAIHEDDDQGKPANSGTSKEQSDDDGDLEEDTDPVNAKRTRRMLSNRESARRSRKRKQAHLNDLESQVSQLRSENASLQKRLSDMTQKYKQSTTEYGNLQDDMNAMRRKVNIAEEAVRRVTGIGLQLFTTSEMPASSMPVSSGVSDAASAAAAAALVEDDWTNCSLPDEAIPVPSAAMALRSPSVRRVASLENLQKRIHAGDVTHFEAASALSLPEATACDNK, from the exons ATgaagcgcggcggcgccggtgtcggcggcggcggcggcggcggcgatccggGCGCCTACGCGGCGGTGCTGAAGACGAAGCTCGACCTGTACTGCGCGGCCGTGGCTAAATCGATG GAAGCTAAACTGCAAGAATCTTCTTTGGGCTACCTCAATTTACAAGCCTCAGACACTTCACAATTGGTTTCTCAAGATTCTTTTAATG GCTATGGATCAACCAGAGTAACAAACTCAAATGCCATACATGAAGATGACGATCAAGGTAAACCAGCTAATAGTGGTACATCAAAGGAACAGTCAGATGATGATGGCGATCTTGAGGAAGATACGGACCCCGTTAATGCAAAGCGGACAAGGAG AATGCTGTCAAATCGGGAATCAGCCAGGAGGTCAAGAAAAAGGAAGCAAGCTCACCTAAACGATCTAGAATCACAG GTTTCCCAGTTAAGATCTGAGAATGCATCTCTGCAAAAGCGCTTGTCTGACATGACTCAGAAATATAAGCAATCTACCACAGAATATGGCAATCTTCAAGATGACATGAACGCTATGAGGAGAAag GTGAATATAGCTGAAGAAGCGGTGAGGAGAGTAACTGGAATAGGACTTCAATTGTTCACTACATCTGAAATGCCTGCAAGCAGCATGCCCGTTTCTTCAGGTGTATCAGACgcagcttctgctgctgctgctgctgctctcgtCGAAGACGACTGGACAAACTGTAGCCTCCCAGATGAAGCAATTCCTGTGCCAAGTGCAGCAATGGCCTTGAGGTCACCGTCCGTGCGGCGTGTCGCAAGCTTGGAGAACCTGCAGAAGAGAATCCATGCTGGAGATGTGACACATTT
- the LOC107276775 gene encoding light-inducible protein CPRF2 isoform X2, with product MAFQLEAKLQESSLGYLNLQASDTSQLVSQDSFNGYGSTRVTNSNAIHEDDDQGKPANSGTSKEQSDDDGDLEEDTDPVNAKRTRRMLSNRESARRSRKRKQAHLNDLESQVSQLRSENASLQKRLSDMTQKYKQSTTEYGNLQDDMNAMRRKVNIAEEAVRRVTGIGLQLFTTSEMPASSMPVSSGVSDAASAAAAAALVEDDWTNCSLPDEAIPVPSAAMALRSPSVRRVASLENLQKRIHAGDVTHFEAASALSLPEATACDNK from the exons ATGGCCTTCCAGCTG GAAGCTAAACTGCAAGAATCTTCTTTGGGCTACCTCAATTTACAAGCCTCAGACACTTCACAATTGGTTTCTCAAGATTCTTTTAATG GCTATGGATCAACCAGAGTAACAAACTCAAATGCCATACATGAAGATGACGATCAAGGTAAACCAGCTAATAGTGGTACATCAAAGGAACAGTCAGATGATGATGGCGATCTTGAGGAAGATACGGACCCCGTTAATGCAAAGCGGACAAGGAG AATGCTGTCAAATCGGGAATCAGCCAGGAGGTCAAGAAAAAGGAAGCAAGCTCACCTAAACGATCTAGAATCACAG GTTTCCCAGTTAAGATCTGAGAATGCATCTCTGCAAAAGCGCTTGTCTGACATGACTCAGAAATATAAGCAATCTACCACAGAATATGGCAATCTTCAAGATGACATGAACGCTATGAGGAGAAag GTGAATATAGCTGAAGAAGCGGTGAGGAGAGTAACTGGAATAGGACTTCAATTGTTCACTACATCTGAAATGCCTGCAAGCAGCATGCCCGTTTCTTCAGGTGTATCAGACgcagcttctgctgctgctgctgctgctctcgtCGAAGACGACTGGACAAACTGTAGCCTCCCAGATGAAGCAATTCCTGTGCCAAGTGCAGCAATGGCCTTGAGGTCACCGTCCGTGCGGCGTGTCGCAAGCTTGGAGAACCTGCAGAAGAGAATCCATGCTGGAGATGTGACACATTT